A stretch of Brevundimonas naejangsanensis DNA encodes these proteins:
- a CDS encoding GlxA family transcriptional regulator — protein sequence MAEKVGYGSFQTSGLAVYKSAMPPARSQTPSHADRPITVAVLGFDGVNALDLVGPLETLSEARAHGGPDYRIDIVALSGLEFRSESGVIFRAGGKASLNAYYDTIIVPGGAGLREPRNLDAAAAWCRKHSQTARRVVSVCTGAYALAAAGLLDGRRVTTHWRFMTDLVRLHPAIRPEPGALFVKDGPIYTSGGITAGMDLALALIEEDCTSRTALAVARELVMFLKRPGGQTQFSEPLAMQMRAGDRLADLVVEMRSALKSDLRAEVLAAKAGMSPRHFSRVFTRKIGETPARHVESLRIAAARERLESSDDMIATIATDVGFASDDAFARAFERRLGVRPEAYRQRFKLCPPNVGKVLKG from the coding sequence ATGGCCGAAAAGGTCGGATATGGGTCCTTTCAGACCTCAGGCCTTGCGGTCTACAAAAGCGCTATGCCGCCCGCCCGCAGCCAGACCCCCTCTCATGCAGATCGGCCGATCACCGTGGCCGTGCTGGGCTTCGACGGCGTGAATGCACTCGACCTTGTCGGCCCGCTCGAAACATTGTCAGAAGCCCGCGCTCATGGTGGTCCCGATTACCGAATTGATATCGTGGCGTTGAGCGGCCTGGAGTTTCGCTCGGAGTCCGGCGTCATCTTTCGCGCCGGGGGAAAGGCGTCATTGAACGCCTACTATGACACCATCATCGTTCCCGGTGGCGCCGGCCTGCGCGAACCGAGGAACCTGGACGCCGCCGCCGCCTGGTGCCGCAAACACTCCCAAACCGCCCGGCGGGTCGTGTCTGTTTGTACCGGCGCTTACGCTCTGGCTGCCGCGGGTTTGCTGGACGGACGGCGAGTGACCACGCACTGGCGATTTATGACAGATCTGGTCCGTCTCCATCCCGCCATCCGCCCTGAGCCTGGCGCGCTGTTTGTCAAGGACGGGCCGATCTATACGTCCGGGGGCATCACCGCTGGCATGGATCTGGCGCTCGCCTTGATCGAAGAGGACTGCACCTCACGCACCGCCCTTGCTGTGGCTCGGGAACTCGTGATGTTTCTCAAACGGCCGGGGGGGCAGACGCAGTTCTCCGAACCGCTGGCGATGCAGATGCGGGCGGGAGATCGGCTCGCCGATCTGGTCGTGGAAATGCGGTCAGCCCTGAAAAGCGACCTGAGGGCAGAGGTGCTCGCCGCCAAGGCGGGTATGAGCCCGCGCCACTTTTCTCGAGTGTTCACTCGGAAAATCGGGGAAACGCCGGCTAGGCACGTGGAGAGTCTCAGGATCGCCGCCGCGCGAGAGCGACTGGAAAGCAGTGACGACATGATTGCGACCATTGCAACCGACGTCGGCTTTGCGAGCGATGACGCCTTCGCGCGTGCATTTGAGCGGCGCCTCGGCGTTCGACCTGAGGCCTACCGGCAAAGATTCAAATTATGTCCGCCGAATGTCGGCAAAGTCCTGAAGGGATAG
- a CDS encoding peptidoglycan DD-metalloendopeptidase family protein, with product MSIWTRRGLVIQAGLGAAAAGVAAPVLADERLPHQARGWICVPCGCAMTGLVFDAPGECPACGMTLVANSEDGEGEAPDWLPPQLEVAVLHQPTAFPAERRLHLVYEVHLRNHGRSGLPIRAIEVHDPDRLELGSLALVSGRDLAGLLVPLGRRALAIGGSESRVLPGGGSAVAFLSYSVEAGQPAPERVSHRILLEAGTVAGPTVRATSTELKRLLPPVGGTGWVADGGPAKPSHHRFGLIVFNGATCLARRYAIDWKRYLEGATFSGDPADPRSYHCYDQPVMAVADAVVALAADGFPDNVPRTSAGFSPAIPVSLDTSAGNMVVLDLGGGQYAHYAHLKPGSIRVRSGDRVRRGQILGHIGNSGDSREPHLHFHVSNGPEILTSEGLPYVLDEFWAHTAHGREHRRSELPLGGARIDFANFDRSQV from the coding sequence ATGAGCATCTGGACGAGACGCGGGCTGGTGATCCAGGCCGGATTGGGAGCTGCCGCCGCAGGGGTGGCTGCCCCGGTTCTCGCTGACGAAAGACTGCCGCACCAGGCGCGGGGCTGGATCTGCGTGCCGTGCGGATGCGCTATGACCGGTTTGGTGTTCGACGCACCCGGAGAATGCCCCGCTTGCGGCATGACTTTGGTCGCCAATTCTGAGGACGGCGAGGGAGAAGCTCCCGACTGGCTCCCGCCGCAACTTGAAGTCGCCGTGCTGCACCAGCCTACCGCTTTTCCAGCTGAACGGCGACTGCATCTTGTCTATGAGGTCCACCTGCGCAACCACGGCCGCTCCGGCCTGCCGATCCGTGCAATCGAAGTGCACGATCCGGACCGGCTGGAGCTTGGTTCTCTGGCCCTGGTGAGCGGGCGTGACCTGGCTGGCCTTCTTGTGCCTTTGGGCCGGCGGGCTCTTGCGATTGGCGGGAGCGAAAGCAGAGTTTTGCCTGGAGGCGGGAGCGCTGTCGCCTTCCTGAGTTACAGTGTGGAGGCGGGACAGCCGGCGCCGGAGCGGGTGAGCCATCGTATCTTGCTGGAGGCAGGGACCGTCGCGGGTCCGACGGTCCGCGCCACAAGCACCGAGTTGAAAAGGCTGCTCCCGCCGGTGGGCGGGACAGGCTGGGTAGCCGACGGAGGGCCGGCGAAACCATCACATCACCGCTTCGGCCTGATTGTGTTCAACGGTGCGACGTGTCTGGCGCGGCGGTATGCGATCGACTGGAAGCGCTATTTGGAAGGCGCAACTTTCAGTGGAGACCCCGCCGATCCGCGATCCTATCACTGTTATGACCAGCCCGTGATGGCGGTGGCCGACGCCGTGGTGGCGCTTGCGGCGGACGGCTTCCCCGACAATGTTCCGCGGACGTCGGCAGGGTTTTCACCAGCGATTCCGGTCTCCCTCGACACAAGCGCGGGGAATATGGTCGTATTGGATTTGGGCGGCGGTCAGTACGCACACTATGCCCACCTCAAGCCCGGAAGCATCCGCGTGCGATCCGGAGACCGAGTGCGTCGCGGACAGATTTTGGGCCACATCGGCAATTCTGGCGACAGCCGCGAGCCCCATCTGCATTTTCATGTGAGCAACGGGCCCGAAATTCTCACGAGCGAGGGGCTGCCCTATGTGCTGGACGAATTCTGGGCTCATACGGCTCATGGTCGGGAGCACCGGCGAAGTGAGCTTCCTCTCGGCGGGGCGCGGATTGACTTCGCTAACTTCGACCGGTCGCAAGTTTAG
- a CDS encoding acetyl-CoA C-acyltransferase, whose protein sequence is MPDLDPVVIAAAVRTPLGRQMGALAPLSAPELGSHALSAALARSGVEFSDVDEVLLGCVLPAGHGQAPARQAARAAGLPDGVGATTINKVCGSGMKATMLAHDQILAGSAGVMVAGGMESMSNAPYLLKRARGGYRAGHDRVFDHMMLDGLEDAYEPGRPMGDFGEAAAERFGFDRAAQDAYATETLERARAAVTEGAFRAEIAPISVGGIVVEHDEHPLKVSPQKIPLLKPAFRADGTITAASASANADGAAAVVLTRRSRAEAMGLPVLAAIRGHAAHAQAPAWYTTAPIPAIRKLLERVNWSVEDVDLFEINEAFAVVAMAAQSELGVPRERLNVHGGACALGHPIGATGARLIVTLLHALERRGETRGVAALCIGGGEATAVAIERI, encoded by the coding sequence ATGCCGGACCTCGATCCCGTCGTCATCGCCGCCGCGGTGCGCACCCCGCTAGGCCGGCAGATGGGAGCGCTAGCCCCCCTTTCCGCCCCTGAACTCGGGAGCCACGCGCTCTCCGCCGCCCTGGCCCGATCGGGCGTGGAATTCAGCGACGTCGATGAAGTTCTGCTGGGCTGCGTGCTGCCGGCCGGCCACGGCCAGGCCCCGGCCCGGCAAGCGGCGCGCGCGGCCGGTCTGCCCGACGGGGTCGGCGCGACGACCATCAACAAGGTCTGCGGCTCGGGCATGAAGGCGACCATGCTCGCCCATGACCAGATCCTGGCTGGCTCGGCCGGGGTTATGGTGGCCGGTGGTATGGAGTCGATGTCGAACGCCCCCTACCTGCTGAAGCGTGCGCGCGGCGGTTACCGGGCCGGCCACGACCGGGTTTTCGATCATATGATGCTGGACGGGCTAGAGGATGCCTACGAGCCGGGCCGGCCAATGGGCGACTTCGGCGAGGCCGCAGCAGAGCGGTTTGGGTTCGACCGGGCAGCCCAGGACGCCTACGCGACCGAGACTCTGGAGCGGGCCCGCGCCGCCGTGACCGAAGGCGCCTTCCGGGCCGAGATCGCCCCGATTTCGGTCGGCGGCATCGTGGTCGAGCACGACGAACATCCGCTGAAGGTGTCGCCGCAGAAAATCCCTCTGCTGAAGCCTGCGTTCCGGGCCGATGGGACCATCACCGCCGCCAGCGCCTCCGCCAACGCGGACGGCGCCGCCGCCGTCGTGCTGACCCGACGCTCGCGAGCCGAGGCCATGGGCCTGCCGGTCCTGGCGGCAATTCGCGGCCACGCCGCCCACGCCCAGGCTCCAGCCTGGTACACGACCGCGCCGATCCCGGCGATCCGTAAGCTGTTGGAACGCGTGAACTGGAGCGTCGAGGACGTCGATCTGTTCGAGATCAACGAGGCGTTCGCGGTGGTGGCCATGGCCGCCCAATCCGAGTTGGGCGTCCCGCGCGAGCGGCTGAACGTGCACGGCGGCGCCTGCGCCCTGGGCCATCCCATCGGCGCGACGGGCGCGCGTCTGATAGTCACGCTCCTTCATGCCCTCGAGCGGCGCGGCGAGACCCGCGGCGTCGCCGCCCTGTGCATTGGCGGCGGCGAAGCCACGGCCGTGGCGATCGAACGGATCTGA
- the fabF gene encoding beta-ketoacyl-ACP synthase II: MHRVVITGLGVVSPLGCGTELAWSRLIAGRSGLRRLPEAIVADLACKVGAMVPSINEDPEGGFDPDRYMPHREQRRVDRFIQLAIAAADEAIAQSGWSPQTESERQRTGTIIASGVGGFPVIVDATRVTDNQGVKRLSPFTIPSLLVNLAAGQVSIRHGLKGPLGAPVTACAASVQAIGDAARLIRTGEADVIVAGGAEACIHTVSFGGFAAARALSTQYNDTPMAASRPFDEGRDGFVMGEGAACLVLESWEHATARGATILAEVLGYGTSADAHHVTAAPENGEGAQRAMRMALAQSGLAPEQIGYLNAHSTSTPVGDRGELNAIRAVFGSGAGPAISSTKSATGHLLGAAGALEAVFTILALRDGILPPTLNLQRPDAAAEGLDLIGAHARRTQAVYGLSNGFGFGGVNASVIFAVAKPAASEQT, from the coding sequence ATGCATCGCGTAGTCATCACTGGGCTCGGCGTCGTTTCGCCGCTGGGCTGCGGAACGGAGCTGGCCTGGTCCCGCCTTATTGCCGGACGCTCCGGCCTGCGTCGCCTTCCCGAGGCGATCGTCGCCGATCTTGCCTGCAAGGTCGGGGCTATGGTCCCAAGCATCAACGAGGATCCCGAGGGCGGCTTCGATCCCGACCGCTATATGCCTCATCGCGAACAGCGCCGTGTGGATCGCTTCATCCAGTTGGCTATCGCAGCCGCCGATGAGGCGATCGCCCAGTCAGGGTGGTCGCCACAGACCGAAAGCGAGAGGCAGCGCACGGGGACCATCATCGCCTCAGGCGTGGGCGGTTTCCCGGTGATCGTGGACGCGACGCGCGTCACCGACAACCAGGGCGTCAAGCGACTCTCCCCTTTCACCATCCCCTCCCTGCTGGTGAATCTCGCCGCCGGGCAGGTTTCAATCCGTCATGGTCTGAAAGGGCCGCTCGGAGCGCCGGTGACGGCCTGCGCCGCAAGCGTTCAGGCGATTGGCGATGCAGCGCGCCTGATCCGCACCGGCGAGGCGGACGTCATCGTGGCTGGTGGTGCAGAAGCTTGCATTCACACGGTCAGTTTCGGGGGCTTCGCGGCGGCGCGCGCGCTCAGCACCCAGTACAACGATACGCCCATGGCGGCCTCGCGACCGTTCGACGAGGGCCGCGACGGCTTTGTCATGGGCGAAGGCGCTGCCTGCCTTGTTCTCGAATCCTGGGAGCACGCAACGGCGCGCGGCGCGACGATCCTGGCCGAGGTCCTGGGCTATGGAACAAGCGCGGACGCCCACCATGTGACCGCAGCGCCTGAGAACGGAGAGGGCGCCCAGCGCGCCATGCGGATGGCGCTCGCGCAGTCCGGTCTCGCCCCGGAGCAGATCGGTTACCTGAACGCTCATTCCACCTCCACTCCGGTAGGGGACCGGGGCGAGCTGAATGCGATCCGCGCGGTCTTCGGATCAGGCGCCGGCCCCGCAATATCCTCGACCAAATCGGCGACTGGCCATCTTCTCGGCGCCGCAGGGGCGCTCGAGGCGGTCTTCACGATTCTCGCCCTTCGGGATGGGATACTGCCGCCTACGCTGAACCTGCAGAGACCCGACGCGGCGGCCGAGGGGCTTGATCTCATCGGAGCCCACGCTCGCCGCACCCAGGCCGTTTACGGGCTTTCAAACGGATTCGGGTTCGGGGGCGTGAACGCTTCCGTGATCTTCGCCGTGGCGAAGCCTGCCGCCAGTGAACAGACTTAG
- a CDS encoding efflux transporter outer membrane subunit produces the protein MRAPLPAILLATISLPACASQSSPTPLVDLPRTFAAATVEAGGLRPARLEPDWWRAFGDPVLDRVVEGALLGNLDIEAAAARLQQAAGASRIATSNHLPSATFSASGSAGRQSLEDPLARIASASPDYDRNRDLYGLDAAASWELDLFGRLSVARRAAVSDQRAAAIDVEGARLSVAAEIASAYITARELQTRVAIAQARARTSDEVLELIALRHEEGAASRLELEKARADASASRALLPLIEAGRDEAFNRIDLLSGRAPGHAATILGGGVIPPALAVTTDDEPAALLIRRPDIVAAENRLAAADARLTEAVTAYYPRLTIQGLAGFLSSGLSGLISEDTLQIAGSAGLSGRLLDFGAARGGVDIAQGRTREAAAAYRWTVLRAASEAEDGFSRLARGNRHALEATESQAALARASATARTAYDLGGLSLRDALDAKRRLLEVEDAAAAARADASRATVRLFRVLGGGWSAAPSRRASPETCPRSVNLETASCIA, from the coding sequence ATGAGGGCGCCTCTACCTGCCATCCTGCTGGCCACGATATCGCTGCCAGCCTGCGCGAGCCAGTCGTCCCCCACGCCGCTTGTGGATCTGCCCAGGACGTTCGCCGCTGCGACAGTTGAAGCTGGCGGTTTACGGCCAGCCCGCCTCGAACCGGACTGGTGGCGCGCTTTCGGCGACCCCGTTCTCGATCGTGTCGTCGAGGGAGCCCTGCTCGGCAATCTCGATATAGAGGCGGCCGCGGCCCGGCTGCAGCAGGCCGCCGGGGCGTCGCGGATCGCGACCTCCAACCACCTGCCATCCGCCACGTTCAGCGCATCCGGATCGGCTGGGCGACAGTCCCTGGAAGATCCCTTGGCGCGGATCGCGTCGGCGTCTCCTGACTACGACAGAAACCGCGACCTCTATGGACTGGATGCTGCGGCGTCCTGGGAATTGGATCTCTTTGGCAGATTGTCAGTTGCGCGGCGCGCGGCTGTATCGGACCAGAGGGCTGCGGCGATCGACGTTGAAGGCGCACGTCTCAGCGTCGCCGCAGAGATCGCGAGCGCCTACATCACCGCCCGCGAACTTCAGACGCGCGTAGCAATCGCGCAAGCGCGGGCGCGCACCTCCGACGAAGTGCTCGAATTGATCGCCCTGCGCCATGAGGAAGGCGCCGCCTCCCGCCTGGAACTGGAGAAGGCCCGTGCCGACGCCTCGGCGTCGAGGGCGCTGCTTCCGCTGATCGAAGCCGGACGCGACGAAGCGTTCAATCGCATCGACCTGCTGTCCGGACGCGCGCCGGGCCATGCTGCGACCATTCTCGGCGGGGGCGTCATTCCGCCTGCGCTTGCGGTCACAACCGACGACGAGCCCGCCGCCCTACTGATTCGCAGGCCCGACATCGTCGCGGCCGAGAACCGACTGGCGGCGGCGGACGCCCGCCTCACCGAAGCCGTCACGGCCTATTACCCCCGCCTCACGATCCAGGGCCTGGCGGGGTTCCTTTCTTCGGGACTGTCCGGACTCATATCCGAGGACACGCTGCAGATCGCGGGTTCGGCCGGGCTGTCGGGACGTCTGCTCGACTTCGGCGCGGCGCGCGGCGGGGTGGATATTGCGCAAGGCCGAACGCGCGAGGCCGCCGCCGCCTACCGCTGGACGGTCCTGCGCGCCGCATCAGAAGCCGAGGACGGCTTCTCCCGTCTCGCGCGGGGCAACAGGCACGCTCTGGAGGCGACTGAAAGCCAAGCCGCGCTGGCGCGAGCCAGCGCGACCGCGCGGACTGCCTATGATCTGGGCGGCCTGAGCCTCAGGGACGCTCTGGATGCTAAACGCCGCCTTCTCGAAGTAGAGGACGCCGCCGCGGCAGCACGCGCCGACGCCTCACGCGCGACAGTCCGCTTGTTTCGCGTGCTGGGGGGCGGATGGTCGGCCGCCCCGTCAAGACGGGCTTCACCCGAAACCTGCCCACGATCGGTCAACCTGGAGACGGCCTCATGCATCGCGTAG
- a CDS encoding TetR/AcrR family transcriptional regulator encodes MDSKTHRPELGVKRPGRPAVDRREEILDAAQRLYEQIGFEKTTMGDVARELGMSPANLYRSFPNRQAIDEAIAGRSLSSIEDRAWIEARAVRPASEALPALSRAVLEEMMLRLFSQQRMHHLCAVAAREQWPVVKTYMQGLRGAVRHVIMEGQRSGELIQADPERLADTVCAALTRVWHPQMVEAFVHEGLADTSDRLCELILSGLKK; translated from the coding sequence ATGGATAGCAAGACGCACCGCCCAGAGCTCGGCGTGAAACGTCCCGGGCGCCCGGCTGTAGATCGGCGAGAAGAGATTCTTGACGCGGCGCAGCGCCTTTACGAACAGATCGGGTTCGAGAAGACCACGATGGGCGACGTGGCTCGCGAGCTGGGCATGTCGCCTGCCAATCTGTATCGAAGCTTTCCGAACCGGCAGGCGATCGACGAAGCGATCGCCGGCCGGAGCCTCTCGAGCATTGAGGACAGGGCCTGGATCGAGGCGCGTGCGGTGCGGCCGGCGAGCGAGGCCCTTCCGGCCTTAAGTCGCGCTGTGCTGGAAGAAATGATGTTGCGCCTGTTCAGCCAGCAACGAATGCATCATCTATGCGCGGTCGCCGCGCGCGAGCAGTGGCCCGTCGTCAAGACCTATATGCAGGGGCTGAGAGGCGCGGTGCGCCACGTCATCATGGAGGGGCAGCGGTCGGGTGAACTGATCCAGGCTGACCCGGAGCGGCTGGCCGACACAGTATGCGCCGCCCTCACGAGGGTGTGGCATCCGCAGATGGTCGAAGCTTTCGTGCACGAGGGCCTGGCGGACACAAGCGATCGGCTTTGCGAGCTGATCCTGTCCGGCCTGAAAAAGTGA
- a CDS encoding efflux RND transporter periplasmic adaptor subunit encodes MSRIRLAAPAVLGALALVACRSEVPAADARPLVRTALVGEADAAVLRYTGVVRPRTESDLGFRVGGKVVQRLVDPGQRVRRGQVLMRIDATDLQLEASASRDQLRSAEARAAQAVAEETRQRRLLDAGAVSRSAYDAALAASESAQAAVAATRASARRAGNQAGYGSLLADADGIVTDVLAQPGQVIAPGEVVLRLARAGNREAAIAVPETQLATLPRNGRAYLYGSTTPILAQLREVAGVADPLTRTFDVRFVLSQSELPLGSTVTVELPRATSAEIQAPLTALHDPGSGPGVWVVQNNKVRFRPVRVARLGEETASIASSSLLAGERIVILGANRLREGQAVRLAAPSRAVRP; translated from the coding sequence ATGTCAAGAATTCGTCTCGCCGCACCAGCAGTTCTCGGGGCGCTTGCGCTCGTGGCCTGCAGGTCCGAAGTGCCGGCGGCCGACGCGCGACCGCTCGTTCGAACAGCTCTGGTCGGCGAGGCCGACGCCGCGGTCCTTCGCTACACCGGCGTCGTTCGCCCCCGGACGGAAAGCGACCTGGGTTTCCGCGTCGGCGGCAAGGTCGTTCAGCGCCTCGTTGATCCTGGTCAGCGCGTTCGGCGCGGACAGGTTCTGATGCGCATCGACGCGACCGACCTGCAGCTGGAGGCCAGCGCGTCGCGCGATCAGTTGCGATCCGCCGAAGCTCGGGCGGCTCAAGCTGTCGCGGAGGAAACGCGTCAGCGCCGGCTGCTCGACGCGGGCGCTGTGTCTCGGTCCGCCTATGACGCCGCTCTGGCTGCCTCGGAATCGGCCCAGGCGGCCGTCGCGGCAACCCGTGCAAGCGCGCGTCGGGCGGGCAATCAAGCCGGCTACGGCTCTCTGCTAGCGGATGCCGACGGCATCGTCACCGACGTCCTGGCGCAGCCGGGGCAGGTGATCGCGCCCGGCGAGGTGGTCCTCCGACTGGCGCGTGCCGGCAATCGTGAGGCTGCGATCGCGGTGCCGGAAACACAGCTCGCCACCCTGCCGCGAAACGGTCGCGCCTATCTGTACGGCTCAACCACGCCGATCCTCGCCCAGCTTCGCGAGGTCGCGGGTGTCGCTGACCCCCTGACGCGGACGTTCGACGTCCGCTTCGTCCTCAGCCAGTCCGAACTGCCGCTGGGATCGACCGTGACGGTCGAGCTGCCCCGCGCGACGTCGGCTGAGATCCAGGCGCCGCTGACGGCGCTCCACGATCCGGGCTCGGGTCCCGGTGTCTGGGTGGTGCAGAACAACAAGGTCCGCTTCCGGCCGGTCCGGGTCGCCCGACTGGGCGAAGAAACTGCGTCGATCGCCAGCAGCTCGCTCCTGGCCGGGGAGCGGATCGTGATCTTGGGGGCCAATCGGCTCCGCGAAGGCCAAGCTGTCCGCCTGGCGGCTCCAAGCAGGGCGGTGCGTCCGTGA
- a CDS encoding S41 family peptidase — protein sequence MTAPQRSSGQPNREGSTVNKNMLAPQLAVLAAATVLCSLTSADLVKAEAPRGSLDKVVQEAPQSASLTTTPPVAGAALRAYLRDTYPSFAYVERYRSAYPEEVQGSNALWSDEAPPPASTAEDLVFALSGLQDYHVSLKGPGAGRTETLGVLFRTSSDNQMIVWRLFDMSAASVQSGDVVLSVNDMPAAAWLDRVQAVTFGGNRRSRAAQAAFNLGMGTRATHEIQGIGETVSLTVQTGESAPRKVTLHYQPMTEERAAAMVEAVEQRDLPRIFSAADMRIGTVRLGLFAPQFDAAFNEANALAESAPGVSEEQAMIAGFCAVVRNFIAEFDAVAAEADLMVVDLRGNMGGFGRIAKLLATAMTSASIPTFDVFPSGKPGVLKLVAQPDDPACGHVVSRKPIVVMTDAGTRSAGEHMAAWLWAGKAMLVGERTIGAGGGLEAGSKGYALPNSDFSISASESFAFFDPDSELKTGETDEMALIELVAADRFAPSRERPFATQAVGMRPDVESESTLADLRDGGQAQIVRAINALHEQGLLSLPISR from the coding sequence ATGACCGCCCCACAACGAAGCAGCGGCCAACCAAACCGCGAGGGTTCAACTGTGAATAAAAATATGCTTGCGCCGCAGCTTGCCGTCTTGGCGGCAGCTACTGTCCTGTGCTCCTTAACATCCGCGGACCTCGTCAAGGCTGAGGCCCCAAGAGGCTCTCTGGATAAGGTCGTTCAGGAAGCCCCGCAGAGCGCGTCGCTGACGACGACCCCGCCCGTCGCTGGCGCCGCCTTACGCGCGTACCTGCGAGACACCTACCCCTCTTTTGCTTATGTAGAGCGATACCGTAGCGCCTATCCGGAAGAAGTTCAGGGCTCGAATGCTCTTTGGTCAGACGAGGCGCCTCCACCCGCATCTACCGCAGAAGATCTCGTATTTGCGCTATCAGGTCTTCAAGACTATCACGTTTCGTTAAAAGGTCCCGGAGCGGGAAGAACTGAAACCTTGGGCGTATTGTTTCGTACGTCCAGCGACAATCAGATGATTGTCTGGCGCCTGTTCGACATGAGCGCCGCTTCCGTCCAGTCAGGCGACGTCGTGTTGTCTGTTAACGATATGCCGGCGGCGGCTTGGCTTGATCGCGTTCAGGCGGTTACTTTCGGCGGGAACCGCCGGTCGAGAGCGGCCCAGGCCGCATTCAATCTAGGCATGGGCACACGCGCGACCCATGAGATCCAGGGCATCGGTGAAACGGTGTCTTTGACGGTGCAGACCGGAGAAAGCGCGCCGCGTAAAGTCACGCTCCACTATCAGCCCATGACGGAGGAGCGCGCCGCGGCGATGGTGGAAGCGGTCGAGCAGCGCGACTTGCCACGCATTTTTTCCGCCGCCGACATGCGCATTGGCACTGTCCGGCTGGGGCTTTTTGCTCCGCAGTTCGACGCCGCGTTCAACGAAGCCAATGCGCTGGCGGAGTCGGCGCCGGGCGTCAGTGAAGAACAGGCGATGATCGCCGGTTTTTGCGCTGTAGTTCGAAACTTCATTGCAGAGTTTGACGCTGTCGCCGCCGAGGCGGATCTGATGGTCGTGGATTTGCGCGGAAACATGGGCGGTTTCGGCCGTATAGCGAAGCTGCTCGCCACCGCGATGACGTCAGCTTCGATCCCGACGTTTGACGTATTTCCTTCCGGCAAACCGGGGGTCCTGAAGCTTGTGGCGCAACCGGACGATCCTGCATGCGGGCACGTCGTGAGCCGGAAACCCATCGTGGTCATGACGGATGCGGGGACGCGATCTGCAGGGGAGCACATGGCGGCGTGGTTGTGGGCAGGCAAGGCGATGCTTGTTGGCGAACGCACGATTGGCGCAGGTGGCGGCCTTGAAGCCGGCTCTAAAGGATATGCTTTGCCGAACTCAGATTTCAGCATCAGCGCGAGCGAAAGCTTCGCATTTTTCGACCCGGACAGCGAACTGAAGACGGGAGAAACAGACGAAATGGCGCTGATTGAACTAGTCGCCGCTGATCGTTTCGCGCCCAGTCGTGAGCGCCCGTTTGCGACCCAGGCTGTTGGCATGCGACCTGATGTAGAAAGCGAAAGCACGCTGGCCGATTTGCGCGACGGCGGACAGGCTCAGATCGTGCGAGCAATCAATGCTCTCCACGAACAAGGGCTGCTTTCCTTGCCGATTAGCCGTTAG